One Mesorhizobium sp. L-2-11 genomic region harbors:
- a CDS encoding nucleoside deaminase → MKRPDFMALALKEAAAAALRGEVPVGAVIASGDAVIASAGNRTRELADPSAHAEMLAIREACRKLSSERLIGHDLYVTLEPCAMCAGAISFARLRRLYFGAADEKGGAVVNGVRFFASPTCHHVPDIYPGMAERDAALLLKDFFRERREP, encoded by the coding sequence TTGAAGCGGCCGGATTTCATGGCGCTGGCGCTGAAGGAGGCCGCAGCCGCCGCGCTGCGCGGCGAAGTGCCGGTCGGCGCGGTCATCGCCAGCGGCGATGCGGTCATTGCCAGTGCCGGCAACCGCACCCGCGAGCTTGCCGACCCTTCCGCCCATGCCGAGATGCTGGCGATCCGCGAGGCATGCCGCAAACTGTCAAGCGAGCGGCTCATCGGCCACGATCTCTATGTGACGCTGGAGCCCTGCGCCATGTGCGCCGGCGCCATTTCCTTCGCCAGGCTGCGCCGGCTTTATTTTGGCGCCGCCGACGAGAAAGGCGGCGCTGTCGTCAACGGCGTGCGATTCTTCGCCTCACCGACCTGCCACCACGTGCCAGACATCTATCCAGGCATGGCCGAGCGCGACGCGGCGCTGCTTCTGAAGGATTTTTTCAGGGAGCGACGCGAACCGTAG
- the ileS gene encoding isoleucine--tRNA ligase, which translates to MTDTVETIDYSKTLYLPQTDFPMRAGLPEKEPLLVKRWQDMELYRKLRENAAGREKYVLHDGPPYANGNIHIGHALNKILKDVIIRSFQMRGYDSNYVPGWDCHGLPIEWKIEEQYRAKGKNKDEVPVNEFRKECREFAAHWIKVQGGEFQRLGVVGDFDNPYTTMAFHAEARIAGELLKFAMSGQLYRGSKPVMWSVVERTALAEAEVEYQDYESDMIWAKFPVVSLARQVTDVIDGQLAKLDPKLTQTSLDLLEADVVIWTTTPWTIPGNRAVNYSPRINYGLYEVTAAENAFGPQPGERLIFADALAQEAATKAKVTMHRLRSISAEELGSLTLSHPFKGLNGGYEFDVPLLAGEHVTDEAGTGFVHTAPGHGREDFDAWMDAASDLRQRGIDTAIPFTVDDAGFFTKDAPGFGADREGGAARVIDDNGKKGNANQAVIDELIKHNALFARGRLKHSYPHSWRSKKPIIFRNTPQWFVYMDKDLGDGTTLRSRALKAIDDTRFVPGAGQNRIRAMIEERPDWVLSRQRAWGVPIAVFADADGNILRDEAVNQRIIDAFEKEGADAWFAAGAKERFLGNHDASKWQQVMDILDVWFDSGSTHVFTLEDRPDLKWPADVYLEGSDQHRGWFHSSLLESCGTRGRAPYDTVVTHGFTMDEEGRKMSKSLGNTVVPQDVIKQSGADILRLWVVTTDYWEDQRLGKNVLQTNIDAYRKLRNTIRWMLGTLAHDDGEDVPLDKMPELERLMLHRLSELDEVVRAGYDAFEFKRITRTLLDFMVVELSAFYFDVRKDALYCEAPSSVKRKASVQVVRHLFDCLVKWLAPMLPFTMEEAWLDRHPDAVSVHLDQFPQIPADWKNEALAEKWRKVRQVRRVVTGALEIARAQKVIGSSLEAVPVVTLDDAALEAAISDVDMAEMAITSDLVIAHGSSGDRVPSGAFTLDDVKGVAVVVEKAEDRGLLKCARSWRYTADVGQDKEFPDVSARDAAVLHELKALGRF; encoded by the coding sequence ATGACCGACACTGTTGAAACGATCGACTATTCCAAAACGCTTTATCTGCCGCAGACGGATTTTCCGATGCGTGCCGGCTTGCCCGAGAAGGAGCCGCTGCTGGTCAAGCGCTGGCAGGACATGGAGCTCTACCGCAAGCTGCGCGAAAACGCCGCCGGTCGCGAAAAATACGTGCTGCATGACGGCCCGCCCTACGCCAACGGCAACATCCATATCGGCCATGCGCTGAACAAGATCCTCAAGGACGTCATCATCCGCTCGTTCCAGATGCGCGGCTACGACTCGAACTACGTGCCCGGCTGGGATTGCCACGGCCTGCCGATCGAATGGAAGATCGAGGAGCAATACCGCGCCAAGGGCAAGAACAAGGACGAGGTTCCGGTCAACGAGTTCCGCAAGGAATGCCGCGAGTTCGCCGCGCACTGGATCAAGGTGCAGGGCGGCGAGTTCCAGAGGCTCGGCGTCGTCGGCGACTTCGACAATCCCTATACGACGATGGCGTTCCATGCCGAGGCGCGCATCGCCGGCGAGTTGTTGAAATTCGCCATGTCGGGCCAGCTCTATCGCGGCTCCAAGCCGGTGATGTGGAGCGTGGTCGAGCGCACCGCACTGGCCGAGGCCGAGGTTGAATATCAGGATTATGAGAGCGACATGATCTGGGCGAAGTTCCCGGTCGTCAGCCTTGCCCGGCAAGTCACCGACGTCATCGATGGACAACTCGCAAAGCTGGATCCGAAGCTTACGCAGACGTCACTGGACTTGCTGGAGGCCGATGTCGTTATCTGGACGACAACGCCATGGACCATCCCCGGCAATCGCGCCGTGAACTATTCGCCACGCATCAACTATGGCCTCTACGAGGTCACTGCGGCCGAGAATGCTTTCGGCCCGCAGCCCGGCGAAAGGCTGATCTTTGCCGACGCGCTGGCGCAAGAGGCTGCAACCAAAGCCAAGGTGACGATGCACCGCCTCCGTAGCATTTCTGCCGAAGAGCTTGGAAGCCTTACGCTTTCTCATCCCTTCAAAGGTTTGAATGGCGGCTATGAATTCGATGTCCCATTGCTCGCCGGCGAGCATGTCACCGACGAAGCCGGCACCGGATTCGTCCACACCGCGCCGGGCCATGGCCGCGAGGATTTTGACGCCTGGATGGATGCGGCGTCGGATCTGCGCCAGCGCGGCATCGACACCGCGATCCCGTTCACCGTCGACGATGCCGGCTTCTTCACCAAGGATGCGCCAGGCTTTGGCGCGGACCGCGAGGGCGGTGCGGCGCGCGTCATCGACGACAACGGCAAGAAGGGCAACGCCAACCAGGCGGTCATCGACGAACTGATCAAGCACAACGCGCTGTTCGCGCGCGGCCGGCTGAAGCACAGCTACCCGCATTCCTGGCGCTCGAAAAAGCCGATCATCTTCCGCAATACGCCGCAATGGTTCGTCTATATGGACAAGGATCTCGGCGATGGCACGACGCTGCGCAGCCGTGCCCTGAAGGCGATCGACGACACCCGTTTCGTGCCAGGGGCGGGCCAGAACCGCATTCGTGCCATGATCGAGGAGCGCCCCGATTGGGTGCTGTCGCGCCAGCGCGCCTGGGGCGTGCCGATCGCCGTCTTCGCCGATGCCGACGGCAACATCCTGCGCGACGAGGCGGTCAACCAGCGCATCATCGACGCCTTCGAGAAGGAAGGCGCCGACGCGTGGTTTGCGGCCGGCGCCAAGGAGCGCTTCCTCGGCAATCACGATGCCTCGAAATGGCAGCAGGTGATGGACATCCTCGACGTCTGGTTCGATTCCGGCTCGACCCATGTCTTCACCCTGGAGGATCGTCCGGATCTGAAATGGCCGGCCGACGTCTATCTCGAAGGCTCCGACCAGCATCGCGGCTGGTTCCATTCCTCGCTGCTCGAAAGCTGCGGCACCAGGGGCAGGGCGCCTTACGACACCGTCGTCACCCATGGTTTCACCATGGACGAGGAGGGGCGGAAAATGTCGAAGTCACTCGGCAATACTGTGGTGCCGCAGGACGTCATCAAGCAGTCGGGCGCCGATATCCTGAGGCTATGGGTGGTGACCACCGACTACTGGGAAGACCAGCGGCTCGGCAAGAACGTGCTGCAGACCAACATCGACGCCTACCGCAAGCTGCGCAACACCATCCGCTGGATGCTGGGCACGCTTGCCCATGACGATGGCGAGGACGTGCCGCTGGACAAGATGCCGGAACTGGAGCGGCTGATGCTGCACCGGCTTTCCGAACTCGATGAAGTCGTGCGCGCCGGCTACGACGCCTTCGAGTTCAAGCGCATCACCCGCACGCTGCTCGACTTCATGGTGGTCGAGCTGTCGGCCTTCTATTTTGACGTCCGCAAGGACGCGCTCTACTGCGAGGCGCCGTCCAGCGTGAAGCGCAAGGCTTCGGTGCAGGTGGTGCGCCATCTGTTCGACTGCCTGGTGAAATGGCTGGCGCCGATGCTGCCTTTCACCATGGAGGAGGCCTGGCTCGACCGTCATCCGGACGCCGTCTCGGTGCATCTCGACCAGTTTCCGCAAATCCCGGCCGACTGGAAGAATGAGGCGCTGGCGGAAAAATGGCGCAAGGTGCGGCAGGTTCGCCGTGTCGTCACCGGCGCGCTGGAGATTGCCCGCGCCCAGAAGGTTATCGGCTCGTCGCTGGAAGCGGTGCCGGTCGTCACGCTCGATGATGCGGCGCTCGAAGCGGCGATATCAGATGTCGACATGGCCGAAATGGCGATCACCAGCGATCTGGTCATTGCGCATGGCTCAAGCGGTGACCGAGTGCCTTCTGGCGCCTTCACGCTGGACGACGTCAAGGGCGTCGCAGTGGTGGTCGAGAAGGCCGAGGACCGGGGCCTGCTCAAATGCGCGCGCTCATGGCGCTACACGGCCGATGTCGGGCAGGACAAGGAATTCCCCGACGTTTCGGCGCGGGACGCGGCGGTGCTGCATGAATTGAAGGCGCTTGGTCGGTTTTGA
- a CDS encoding antitoxin Xre-like helix-turn-helix domain-containing protein, protein MNYHDLEKARGAARKIPGGSGGTQAARNTGPVTRIAIASTRGDCVMTGLLDEAGAIEKPELADASSLHVPVAHTFVGKWQQDAKETPVSVPTDKVDHLRSLGFSSEELYRIIAPCRTLARRKEHAEPLSPAESDRALRLERIAEQASSITIAGLYRYPFDSRLIK, encoded by the coding sequence TTGAACTATCATGATCTGGAAAAAGCGCGAGGGGCCGCGCGCAAAATTCCCGGCGGCTCCGGCGGCACTCAGGCCGCCCGGAACACCGGGCCTGTAACTCGTATCGCAATCGCGAGCACGCGAGGAGACTGCGTCATGACCGGGCTTTTAGACGAGGCCGGCGCCATTGAAAAGCCCGAACTCGCGGACGCCTCCTCGCTTCATGTGCCAGTTGCGCATACATTTGTAGGCAAATGGCAGCAAGATGCCAAGGAGACGCCTGTGTCGGTCCCCACGGACAAGGTCGATCATCTGCGCAGTCTGGGGTTCAGCAGTGAAGAGCTCTATCGTATCATTGCCCCGTGCCGCACATTGGCGCGCCGCAAGGAACATGCCGAGCCGCTTTCGCCAGCTGAATCCGACCGCGCCTTGCGCTTGGAACGCATCGCCGAGCAGGCGTCAAGCATCACGATTGCCGGCCTGTACCGCTATCCGTTCGACAGCCGTTTGATCAAATGA
- a CDS encoding MipA/OmpV family protein, which produces MRFVRANPVVLAAFILGATSVAEAGEGAFGWLSGDWYLTVGATGLVAPDFEGSKSYILSAQPIISLGKAGPAARFTSRNDNISLGLIDEGGFRAGLAGKILFSRDGDDADELRGLDPVRWGGEAGGFFEFYPLDWVRARAELRHGIRAHSGFVADIAADAFYDVTPEVRISGGPRVSFASSDYFDAYYGVDAGEAVASGLSRYRPGGGVKSAGLGGAVTWKVTEPMTASLFGEYARLMGPAADSSLVKERGSRDQFTIGVSTTYRFDFSM; this is translated from the coding sequence ATGCGTTTTGTCCGAGCGAATCCGGTGGTTCTGGCCGCCTTCATACTTGGGGCCACCAGTGTCGCCGAAGCCGGCGAGGGCGCTTTCGGCTGGCTGTCCGGCGACTGGTATCTGACGGTCGGCGCCACTGGCTTGGTCGCCCCCGATTTCGAAGGCAGCAAGAGTTATATACTCAGCGCCCAGCCGATCATCTCGCTCGGCAAGGCCGGTCCTGCGGCCCGCTTCACCTCGCGCAACGACAACATCTCGCTAGGGTTGATCGACGAAGGAGGCTTCCGCGCCGGCCTGGCCGGAAAAATCCTGTTTTCGCGCGATGGCGACGACGCCGACGAGTTGAGGGGCCTCGACCCGGTGCGCTGGGGCGGCGAGGCCGGCGGCTTCTTCGAATTCTATCCTTTGGACTGGGTGCGCGCCCGCGCCGAATTGCGGCACGGCATTCGCGCCCATAGCGGCTTCGTCGCCGACATCGCCGCCGACGCATTTTACGATGTGACGCCGGAGGTCAGGATTTCGGGCGGGCCGCGCGTTTCGTTCGCCTCGTCGGACTATTTCGACGCTTATTACGGCGTCGACGCCGGGGAAGCCGTGGCATCGGGCCTCAGCCGGTACCGACCGGGCGGTGGCGTGAAGTCGGCGGGCCTCGGCGGCGCGGTGACCTGGAAAGTGACTGAGCCGATGACGGCCAGCCTGTTCGGCGAATATGCGCGGCTGATGGGCCCGGCTGCCGATTCCAGCCTGGTCAAGGAGCGCGGCTCAAGGGATCAGTTCACGATCGGCGTATCGACGACCTATCGCTTCGATTTCTCGATGTGA
- a CDS encoding alpha/beta hydrolase, whose translation MSDVDESLDLTEINAVRSLLTSKPRPVGWDERRARLDEVGSVWPIADDIRCEHAVFDGIEGEWSLAPGSDSDKVLLFFHGGGYCSGSLKSHRRMVTEAGRAMGMRTLAIDYRRAPEHPFPAQHEDALSAWRFLGRQGIAPNRIVVGGDSAGGNLTLCLISILCAAGERLPRCLWLVSPWTDLSMSGATLSTKDAIDPIVHRAYLEELATAYVPPGVARRDPLISPLFADLSGFPPMLIQVGSAETLLSDATRLAQAAGAADVKVGLEIWPHMIHAWPVWNAGLSAGRRTLHSAGSFVRGFL comes from the coding sequence TTGAGCGATGTGGACGAAAGCCTCGATCTGACGGAGATTAATGCCGTCCGCAGTTTGCTGACGTCAAAGCCACGACCGGTGGGCTGGGACGAACGCCGGGCACGGCTCGACGAGGTTGGTTCGGTCTGGCCGATTGCGGACGACATCAGATGCGAGCATGCGGTTTTCGATGGCATCGAGGGAGAGTGGTCGCTAGCGCCTGGGAGTGACAGCGATAAAGTTCTGCTCTTTTTCCATGGTGGTGGCTACTGCTCTGGCTCGCTCAAAAGTCATCGTCGAATGGTGACCGAGGCTGGTCGAGCAATGGGAATGCGCACCCTCGCGATCGACTATCGACGTGCACCGGAACATCCTTTCCCTGCGCAACATGAAGACGCACTCAGCGCATGGCGCTTTCTGGGGCGGCAGGGGATCGCGCCGAATCGCATCGTGGTTGGCGGCGACAGCGCGGGCGGCAACCTCACTTTGTGCCTGATCAGTATATTGTGCGCGGCAGGGGAGCGGTTGCCGCGATGTCTTTGGCTGGTCTCGCCCTGGACGGACCTTTCGATGTCCGGTGCGACACTGTCAACCAAGGACGCGATCGACCCTATCGTCCACCGGGCGTATTTGGAGGAACTGGCAACCGCCTATGTTCCCCCTGGCGTTGCTCGGCGCGATCCCCTGATCTCGCCGTTGTTTGCCGATCTGAGTGGATTTCCCCCAATGCTGATACAAGTCGGTTCGGCCGAGACGCTGTTGTCGGACGCAACTCGGCTCGCGCAAGCCGCTGGCGCGGCTGACGTCAAAGTAGGTCTCGAAATTTGGCCGCATATGATTCACGCCTGGCCGGTTTGGAATGCGGGATTGAGTGCCGGTCGCCGCACTCTTCACAGCGCGGGAAGCTTTGTCCGCGGATTTTTGTAA
- a CDS encoding HdeD family acid-resistance protein, with the protein MTLHGDALKDAIGQTRAKWGWFVGLGVLLLILGGIAFGNLFIATVASIYVVGWLMLMAGIIEIMHAFGVKTWTRFFFWLLSGLLYAVAGFFAFYNPLLASAVLTFLLAVALLASGVLRAWVGYRHRPEKGWGWLVAAGVISALAGLIIAMGWPVNSVWVLGLFLAVDLIFQGWAFIAIGLALKK; encoded by the coding sequence ATGACACTGCACGGCGATGCCTTGAAAGATGCAATCGGTCAGACGCGGGCGAAATGGGGATGGTTCGTCGGGCTCGGGGTTCTGCTGCTGATCCTCGGCGGCATCGCCTTTGGCAATCTGTTCATCGCCACCGTCGCCTCGATCTACGTCGTCGGCTGGCTGATGCTGATGGCCGGAATCATCGAGATCATGCATGCCTTCGGTGTGAAGACATGGACCCGGTTCTTTTTTTGGCTGCTCAGCGGTCTTCTCTATGCAGTCGCCGGGTTCTTCGCCTTCTACAACCCGCTGCTGGCCTCGGCGGTGCTGACCTTCCTGCTGGCGGTCGCCCTTCTCGCATCAGGCGTGCTCAGGGCCTGGGTCGGGTACAGGCACAGACCGGAAAAAGGCTGGGGCTGGCTGGTTGCGGCCGGCGTCATCAGCGCGCTGGCAGGCCTGATCATCGCCATGGGCTGGCCAGTCAACAGCGTATGGGTGCTGGGGCTGTTTCTCGCCGTCGACCTGATCTTCCAGGGCTGGGCCTTCATTGCGATCGGCCTGGCGCTGAAAAAATAG
- a CDS encoding bifunctional riboflavin kinase/FAD synthetase, translated as MTQAFERVSAISPLPAHLRGGVVAIGNFDGVHRGHQAVLERALAEARRRGAPALVLTFEPHPRKVFRPEIPLFVLTPPPMKARLLSHLGFAALVEQPFTRDFAALSAEAFVTDVLDRNLGIIHGVTGFDFHFGKDRQGGPAYLMAAGERHGFGVTLVDAFRDEGAEVVSSSRIRALLCEGAVTEAAGLLGYRFTVESEVIGGQQLGRTLGFPTANMRLSPEATLKEGIYAVRFRRADGTLHDGVASFGRRPTVDDNGAPLLETFVFDFSGDLYGEICAVSFFGFLRAEVKFDGLDALVAQMKRDEAEARALLAGVSPLSELDAAVAF; from the coding sequence ATGACGCAAGCCTTCGAACGCGTTTCTGCAATCTCGCCGCTGCCGGCCCATTTGCGGGGTGGCGTGGTGGCGATCGGCAATTTCGACGGCGTGCACCGCGGCCACCAGGCCGTGCTCGAGCGCGCGCTTGCCGAGGCCCGCCGGCGCGGCGCGCCGGCTCTGGTGCTGACCTTCGAGCCGCATCCGAGAAAGGTGTTCCGGCCCGAGATACCGCTGTTCGTGCTGACGCCGCCGCCGATGAAGGCACGGCTGCTGTCGCATCTGGGCTTTGCCGCACTCGTCGAGCAGCCGTTCACGCGCGACTTCGCCGCGCTGTCGGCGGAAGCGTTCGTGACCGACGTACTCGACAGGAATCTCGGCATCATCCATGGCGTGACCGGCTTCGACTTTCACTTCGGCAAGGACAGGCAAGGCGGCCCGGCCTATCTGATGGCCGCCGGCGAACGCCACGGCTTCGGCGTGACCCTGGTCGACGCCTTTCGCGACGAAGGCGCCGAGGTGGTGTCGTCGAGCCGCATCCGCGCGCTGCTGTGCGAAGGCGCGGTGACCGAGGCGGCCGGCCTGCTCGGCTACCGCTTCACGGTCGAGAGCGAGGTGATCGGCGGCCAGCAGCTTGGCCGGACGCTCGGCTTTCCCACCGCCAATATGAGGCTTTCGCCGGAAGCCACTCTGAAGGAAGGGATTTACGCCGTCCGCTTCCGCCGCGCCGACGGCACGCTTCATGACGGTGTTGCCAGTTTTGGCCGCCGCCCGACCGTCGATGACAACGGCGCGCCGCTTCTGGAAACCTTCGTCTTCGACTTCTCCGGCGATCTCTACGGCGAGATATGCGCGGTTTCCTTCTTCGGTTTCCTGCGCGCCGAGGTGAAGTTCGACGGGCTCGACGCGCTGGTCGCGCAAATGAAACGCGACGAGGCCGAGGCGAGGGCGCTGCTTGCCGGCGTCAGCCCGCTTTCCGAGCTCGACGCGGCCGTTGCTTTCTAG